The Rana temporaria chromosome 13, aRanTem1.1, whole genome shotgun sequence genome has a window encoding:
- the LOC120920150 gene encoding putative L-aspartate dehydrogenase, whose product MEAKRRIGIVGFGHVGHFLAQKILEEGEKCGLELAFVWNRTMKKMDGVIDPRLQLHQLSQFQTRQADLIVEVAHPDITRDYGEHFLSAANVMIGSPTVLSDPDIERRLRETATTSGHTLYVPSGALWGGEDIQRMADRGTLKGLRITMTKHPDSLHLKGELAQKNRAVDGRTILYEGPVRGLCPVAPNNVNTMAAACMAAHTLGFDGVIGVLVADPR is encoded by the exons ATGGAGGCCAAGAGGAGGATCGGGATCGTTGGCTTTGGCCATGTCG GCCATTTCCTGGCCCAGAAGATTCTGGAGGAAGGAGAGAAGTGTGGTCTGGAGCTGGCCTTTGTCTGGAACAGAACGATGAAGAAGATGGATGGGGTGATCGACCCTCGGCTACAACTCCACCAACTTTCCCAATTCCAGACCCG GCAGGCGGATCTGATTGTGGAAGTGGCTCACCCCGATATAACCCGAGATTACGGAGAACATTTCCTATCTGCAGCCAACGTTATG ATCGGATCCCCCACCGTATTATCAGATCCCGACATTGAGCGCAGACTGAGGGAGACAGCGACCACCTCTGGACATACATTGTACGTTCCCAGTGGTGCATTATGGGGAGGAGAAGATATCCAGAGAATGGCAGACCGCGGGACCCTTAAA GGTCTGAGGATCACCATGACCAAACACCCGGACAGTCTTCATCTGAAGGGTGAGCTAGCACAGAAGAATCGAGCTGTTGATGGTCGGACAATTCTATATGAAGGTCCAGTGCGTGGCTTGTGCCCCGTGGCCCCCAATAACGTCAACACAATGGCCGCTGCATGCATGGCTGCCCACACGCTAGGATTCGATGGTGTGATCGGCGTTCTGGTGGCTGATCCCAGGTGA